TAAATCTACCCAAGAATGATTACCAACTCAAGCAGCATGTTCCAGAACAAACTTTAGGGCACGATTTGATTTTGAATTCTGAAGATGATCAAAGACAACGAACTGGCTCTGTTCACCACAATTCTAAAAATCAAACACACCTCTACCGAACCTCAGGCTAGCGTACTCCTTAATTTGCCTTGCCTGGCGAGGCCGTGCATTTGGTAGCACGTTAAAATCTAGCTTTGCCAGGCGTGACAGTTGGTTAGGGCGAGAAATTTAAATGCTTGCAAACAGAGGCGAGCAAAATTTGACGATCGGTCTAGTCGAACACAGCCAGCTTCTGGTActcgtcgccggcgatggcctcCATCATAATGGCCTCGGGGTTCACCACGCCGTCCCTCTTCAGGAAGATCTTGAGGAAGTTCTTGGAGAAGCCGCTCACCATGGCCACCCCGGGCTGCGTCGACGTCACCGGCATCGATTTGGAGTCGCGCAGGTTCCAGAAGATGATTTGCGGCACCACGTCCCCGTACCCGGCGTCCCTAAACTTCTGGCAGATCACCTTATAATCTGTGTTCCACGACCGCtgcctttcctcctcctcgtcctcctcatcgtcgtcctcagagtagtcatcgtcgtcgtcatcctcgtgCCCCGACGCCTCGTCGAACTCCATGTCGCTGTACACAAACACAGTCCTGATCATCTTCTCTGGCGCCAGCCGGGCTTCCACCGCCGTGCGGAGGATCTGGTCGAACACTGCTTGGAAGTtggtgttcatgtcccactccatACGCTGCACGAACCTCATCTTCTCACGGAGGGTCTTGCCGTTGATGAGCTGGAGCTCAGGCCTCTCGCTGAAGGTGATCACCTTGCCCGCCCACGGCTCCTCGCTGAGCTCCGACGTGAGCACGCCGAGCGCAATGCACACCTCCATGGGAGTGCCGGTCATGCTGCCGGACACGTCGCAGACTGAGATGCAATTGCACGACGAGCCCTTGGAGCGGAGGTCGTCCACCATGCGGCGCCACTGCAGCTCGGACACGTCGTCGTCCTCGCCACGGTAGGCGGCCGCCGCGATCTCGTGGGGCAGCAGCGCCCCCGCCGAGATCTTGGCCTTGCCGGCCTCCACGTCCTCCAGGTACTTGTCGAAGCGCTCCCCGTCGTGCTTCTTGAAGAGGACCTTGTAGCGCCGCATGGCCACCGAGGCAACACGGGTGTAGGGCAGCTCCGACCACCGCTGTGCGCTCATGTACACTTCAGGGAGCTCCAGGACCTTGCGCAGAGGGACGAGCACCTCGCGGCGGAGGCGGTGGAGGGTTTGGTACGTGTAGTGCTCGTCGGAGAGCTCGGCGTACTCGGGGTCCGAGTCCCGCGGGAAGAGGCGGCGTGCGATGGCCTCGCAGAACAGCGTTGTGCGGTCAAACGACGAGCCCGGCGTGGGGCACCACTTGGCGGCGAGCCCGATCTTCCTCTTCTTGCCGTCGAGGGCCAGCTGCTCGAGGTCCGTCGCAAGGAGGGCGGCGAAGAAGTCAGCGACAGCGTCGAACAGGAAGCGGTGGGCACGGTCGCCGTAGTACGTCTCCAGCGACTTCACGGCGAGCTTGGCCACCTTCCGGACCTTCTTCGACGGCCGCCGCTTAGTTGCcgccgtcttcttcttctagtccaCCTTCGGCTTCTGCTCGGCCGGCTCCTGGACCGGGACAGGGGCGGCCTCCACCTCCATGGGTTTGCCCTTGCCGGacccggcgagggcggcggagTGATAGGCCCCGGACATGGGCTTTGGCGGCACAGGGGCCAGCACGCGGGCTTGCTTGCGGTCGGCCAGCCTAGGCTTGCCGTAGTCCTTCTCCTTCCCGTCCGCCTTCTCGGCGGCGGCGCTCTCCCTGGCGAGCCTGCGCACGTCGGGGCCGTGGATGAGGCGGAAGAGCAGCTCGGGCAAGTCCTTGAGGTAGCCGAACTCGGCGAGCGCGGCGACGTTGCAGGCGAGCGTGCGGGGGTGGTTCTGGTGCAGCCAGAGCGCGGCGGCGTAGAAGCCCTCCTTGTCCGACTTGCCGGTGCCGCGGACGCCGCGCAGGTTGCAGGCGAGCTTGAGCGCCGTGAGCGCGTCGTGCGCCCAGGCAGGGGCTGCCCGAGTTGGCGTACGAGGCGGAGCCGTTCTCCGTGAGCGCCCTCCGCGGCTCCAGCTCCGCCTTGATCTCCGCGGCCGACGGCGCgtcggcggccgcgtcgaggacgCCGACGGAGGGGTGCGAGTGCGGCATGGCGGGGCCGGGCGACGGGCGCGCGCCGCGGATGATGGGAGGGCCGAggagggagcgcggcggcgcggcgggctcCGTCTCCGTTGCCATGATAGCTAGGGTTTTGATCGGTCGTCGCGATCTGATGCAATTGATATTTTTCCTCTTTTCGTTGAacttattactccctccattttaaaATATAGTGTGCCCGCGCTTTTTGAGATCTatctttgaccataaatttaaccaataagaccgactgcggcgggagaaaaaattatataattgaaaacttttttcaaatacgaattcactgatataatttttgctcctgcTGCAATTGGTCTTgctagttaaatttacggtcaaagttaaaACAcgaggatagaggaagcactacattgtggaatggaggaagTATACGCGATAGATGATGGGGATTTTGATCGATGGGAGGAGCTTGATTTGGGCCGTCGATTGAACCGACATGGCAGGTGGACGGCGCAGATCCGACAGAGGGGAGTATTAATGTAGTTAACGGAAAAAAAGTTATATTGCTCATGGAAGACCGATAATCTTTTTGAAGGTTTATATTATAATCGTGTTCTAATCACTTCGGCTGAAGTTCAGCCGATTTTGTGGAGTTTGAGTCAATTTTTTGTTGGTAAATTAATGTTTCCCGGTCTACCCGCTCATGATGGGCGTCGCGTTCGCATCCAAAAGCCACGTCCTTCCACATGGACCCGATGAAATCGCCCCCTTCTTCTTATCCTTTTCTCCACCATTGTCATGCGTGCCGCCATGGTGAGCGTCGTCATAGAGGCTGGGAGGCCAGCAACGCACAAAAAGTTGCAATGGGGACTACAACTCGTGATGTGTCGTCGCCACCGATGCTTGAACGAAGCAGTCACGGCCGTGCGTGCTACAATGGCGATCGTCACCCGTGCTGAAACCTGGTGCCGAAAAGCTACAAACAGGGCGGTGACAAGCTATGGCGGGCGAAGGCGATGTCCTGATGGTGCAACTGGTTGTCGAAAAGCTGCAATGTTAGGAATATGACACACAGGAAAAGGAAGATCAAATCAATAGAGATGACACAATGATTTTAACGTGGAAAACCCCTCTAATAAGAGGGTTACGATCCTCTGCAATATTGTACGATGTTGTACAGTCACTGTCATGTGggacctggccccacatgtcatccacACTACAGCACCATACGGTACTGCAAAGGATCTCAAATGCTAATAAGAAGGGGAATCACGAGCGTGAGCCAAGGAAACTTAACTATATCGGAAAAAGAGGTTACAAACACCGTGGATTTACAACGATGATCTTatcccgtgtggcggcttacaaaTAATATATATTGCAGTGGTGACCTAGGGCGATATTGTGCCCAAGCCTCTCTGACGACGAGCCTCCGCTCCGCTACATCAAAAGTTAGCCTCAATATGAATTTGGATCACAACTTAACATGCAACCTGCTATCGAAAAACTACGCCCGACACTAGCAGGAGCTGCGACGAGGGCTACCGCAGGATGCAATGGTGCTGGAACCGAGCAACATGTATGTTGGAACcaaagattttttttttttttgctggaaccgtgaATGGCAATTGTTGCAACCCGCGGATAAGGGACGTGAGCTTCCATTGTGACCATGACGTCGTTTTTGCTGCAACCGACTGAAGCCGGAGCTGGAACCAGAAGTTGGTTTTGCTACAACCGAAGCGGTTTTCTATGGCGCCGACGAGGGGTAGAGTTCAGATTATTACTACTGGAGCCCTTATTCTTTTGATGGAATCGGCACCATGTTTTGTTGGGACCGACGCCCTGGCTTGCTACAACGTTCGCGCCTGGGAGCTGCAAAACGTGGCAAGCTGGAATTGTCATCTCGGTGGTTGCTGGGACTGGTGTCGTGACATACTGGAACCAAGGGAGGGGGCATGCAAGAAGCGAGGCAACCCCCACGTTGCAATCGTCGACGAACACTCATGGTAGAGACGGGTACGATGGACCAGTTTTGCGAGGGTGGCGACGACGTGGCGAGCGCGACAAGTAGTAGTGAGCCGACGGTGCTTCAAGAGTTGATCGGCGTGTCCATGGTCTGGTCAGCTGAGCTCGCTGCCGGGCTCTTCCTGATGAAAGGGGAGGGGATGAGTGTTGTATGAGGAAGGAGAGGGGCGAGGAATACAACGGTGTGTGTAGGGCCAATCGGACGGGCGCGCGACGCCCAGGCAAAATTTGACCGGTGCCTTGCGTCGCCCTTTTTTGTGCATGATGTAATTGCACTTCCTTTTACAACTACActtatttgtct
The sequence above is drawn from the Triticum aestivum cultivar Chinese Spring chromosome 7A, IWGSC CS RefSeq v2.1, whole genome shotgun sequence genome and encodes:
- the LOC123153528 gene encoding uncharacterized protein, yielding MWKDVAFGCERDAHHERLSWQRRRSPPRRRAPSSALPSSAARARRPAPPCRTRTPPSASSTRPPTRRRPRRSRRSWSRGGRSRRTAPPRTPTRAAPAWAHDALTALKLACNLRGVRGTGKSDKEGFYAAALWLHQNHPRTLACNVAALAEFGYLKDLPELLFRLIHGPDVRRLARESAAAEKADGKEKDYGKPRLADRKQARVLAPVPPKPMSGAYHSAALAGSGKGKPMEVEAAPVPVQEPAEQKTKRRPSKKVRKVAKLAVKSLETYYGDRAHRFLFDAVADFFAALLATDLEQLALDGKKRKIGLAAKWCPTPGSSFDRTTLFCEAIARRLFPRDSDPEYAELSDEHYTYQTLHRLRREVLVPLRKVLELPEVYMSAQRWSELPYTRVASVAMRRYKVLFKKHDGERFDKYLEDVEAGKAKISAGALLPHEIAAAAYRGEDDDVSELQWRRMVDDLRSKGSSCNCISVCDVSGSMTGTPMEVCIALGVLTSELSEEPWAGKVITFSERPELQLINGKTLREKMRFVQRMEWDMNTNFQAVFDQILRTAVEARLAPEKMIRTVFVYSDMEFDEASGHEDDDDDDYSEDDDEEDEEEERQRSWNTDYKVICQKFRDAGYGDVVPQIIFWNLRDSKSMPVTSTQPGVAMVSGFSKNFLKIFLKRDGVVNPEAIMMEAIAGDEYQKLAVFD